One window of Alkaliphilus metalliredigens QYMF genomic DNA carries:
- a CDS encoding ABC transporter permease, giving the protein MNDKNTTQFNHENVKVGEETSPTLLRFFRRKWLGIWQSNPPGMGLFVFGLCIAVIMAIPIVYVIWRSLFAGIDRWQRLLDERIPQLLWNTLSLAGAVTVSTMIIGVSLAWIVIRTDIPGKKAWRWLLAMPLTVPPYVGAVTYIIVFGRSGWARDLWQSTPWLVNALGDYSINIYSFGGVFLVLTMFTYPYVYLIASASLRKMNRNYEEAAYSQGMSTSEVFWKVNLPLLRPAIGAGGILVSLYVLGDFGTIAMLRYVTFTAAIYFQRASFDTASAAVLSLVLILLTVAILWIESKTRRKNKYYQTSNTYRKPLTLKLGKWKPFVLFYVSVVFFVSVILPIGVLVYWSRIGIRMGALDGRFFGFAINSLKVSGFAALLCMLFSMPIIYLKGRYPSLITKVIEKLSYAGYALPGVIVALGFVFIFNNHLPRLYGTFYIVALAFVVRFLPQAMQAGEASLSLISPRIDEAARSLGYPPWKVMLKVILPNMLPGVLAGGALVFVSAIKELPATLMLRPPNFDTLAVRVYFEASESIYHLAAPAALLIVLVSVVPLRYMLKKY; this is encoded by the coding sequence ATGAACGATAAAAACACAACACAATTTAATCATGAAAATGTCAAGGTTGGAGAAGAAACTTCTCCAACCCTTCTCCGTTTTTTTAGAAGAAAATGGTTGGGTATTTGGCAAAGCAACCCTCCGGGAATGGGGTTGTTTGTATTTGGACTCTGTATAGCAGTTATTATGGCCATTCCCATTGTTTATGTCATATGGAGGTCCTTGTTTGCTGGTATAGACCGCTGGCAACGACTCCTAGATGAAAGGATTCCTCAATTACTTTGGAACACCCTTTCTTTAGCAGGGGCCGTTACAGTGAGTACCATGATCATTGGGGTTTCTTTGGCATGGATTGTGATTCGCACAGATATACCAGGAAAAAAAGCATGGCGATGGCTATTAGCCATGCCATTGACAGTTCCGCCCTATGTAGGGGCTGTGACATACATTATCGTCTTTGGTCGTAGTGGATGGGCCCGTGATTTATGGCAGTCGACTCCATGGCTAGTCAATGCCCTTGGAGATTACAGCATTAACATTTACTCCTTTGGGGGTGTGTTTCTTGTGCTCACCATGTTCACCTACCCTTACGTATATCTAATTGCCAGTGCTTCTCTTCGAAAAATGAACCGTAACTATGAAGAGGCAGCTTATTCACAAGGGATGAGCACTTCTGAAGTTTTTTGGAAGGTCAATTTACCTCTTTTACGACCCGCAATAGGAGCAGGAGGGATTCTTGTGTCTCTCTATGTCCTTGGAGACTTTGGTACCATTGCCATGCTTCGATATGTGACGTTTACCGCTGCTATTTATTTTCAAAGGGCCAGTTTTGATACTGCTTCCGCAGCTGTATTGAGTCTAGTGCTTATTTTGTTAACAGTGGCTATATTGTGGATTGAATCAAAAACCAGAAGAAAAAATAAATATTATCAAACATCCAATACCTATCGAAAGCCATTGACTTTAAAATTAGGGAAGTGGAAACCATTTGTATTGTTTTATGTGAGTGTGGTATTTTTTGTATCTGTGATCCTTCCCATCGGGGTCCTTGTTTATTGGTCAAGAATTGGGATTCGTATGGGAGCACTTGATGGGCGGTTCTTTGGTTTTGCCATAAACAGTCTTAAGGTTTCAGGTTTTGCAGCATTATTATGTATGTTGTTTTCCATGCCTATTATTTATCTGAAGGGCCGTTATCCATCTCTGATTACAAAGGTCATTGAAAAGCTAAGCTATGCGGGATATGCCCTTCCAGGAGTGATTGTGGCGTTGGGATTTGTTTTTATATTTAATAATCACTTACCGAGGCTTTATGGGACGTTTTATATCGTGGCATTGGCTTTTGTTGTTCGATTTCTACCCCAGGCCATGCAAGCAGGGGAGGCTTCATTAAGCCTGATATCTCCAAGAATCGATGAAGCGGCCCGAAGCCTTGGATATCCACCATGGAAGGTCATGCTGAAGGTGATACTTCCAAATATGCTACCAGGAGTATTGGCTGGAGGCGCATTGGTTTTTGTCAGCGCTATCAAAGAGCTGCCGGCTACCCTGATGCTGCGTCCACCAAATTTTGACACCCTAGCAGTTCGGGTTTATTTTGAAGCCTCGGAATCCATTTATCACCTAGCAGCACCAGCAGCTTTATTAATTGTTCTTGTATCCGTTGTCCCCCTACGCTACATGTTGAAAAAATACTAA
- a CDS encoding extracellular solute-binding protein — protein MFKSKSVLALLMVALFAFITVGCSSEQPASGEQGDSESNELVVYSGRNERFVQALLEKFTEDTGIEVLALHGANPLQIAEEKNNVRADIFISNDLGALGYLDSKGLLQGSNPEGIETIPADFRAEDNAYFAISARARGFIYNKDMITEEEMPKSNEDLFDSKWATVENGFAITRGGNGGMTGHVSALRYQWGDEKTAEWIAAIRANSAGIYQGHGDIRRAVGAGEHSFGLVNNYYFHQQLVEPENNNVGFIYLDQEEDEMGVVANAAGVGLVSGGPNEGNAIAFIEWLLLPENQVAFVGESLELLINSQYGAVYPAEVQPHIVDFSDLKVQDMPIKELGNYFEDTTALIEASGLDLDLK, from the coding sequence ATGTTTAAAAGTAAAAGCGTATTAGCATTATTAATGGTAGCATTATTTGCATTCATTACAGTGGGTTGTAGTAGTGAGCAACCTGCTTCAGGTGAACAAGGTGATTCTGAATCAAATGAATTAGTGGTGTATTCAGGAAGAAATGAAAGGTTTGTTCAAGCATTACTTGAGAAATTCACTGAAGATACAGGAATTGAAGTATTAGCATTACATGGGGCTAATCCCCTTCAAATTGCTGAAGAAAAAAATAATGTTCGGGCTGACATCTTTATTTCAAATGATCTTGGTGCTTTAGGATACCTAGACAGTAAGGGATTATTACAAGGATCAAATCCAGAGGGAATTGAAACAATTCCAGCAGATTTTAGAGCAGAAGACAACGCATACTTTGCAATTTCTGCTAGAGCCCGTGGTTTTATTTATAATAAAGATATGATCACCGAAGAAGAAATGCCAAAGAGCAATGAAGATTTATTTGACTCTAAATGGGCAACGGTTGAAAATGGATTTGCAATTACCCGTGGAGGTAACGGTGGAATGACTGGACATGTTTCAGCCCTTCGTTATCAGTGGGGAGATGAAAAAACAGCTGAGTGGATTGCCGCAATTCGAGCTAATTCAGCTGGTATTTATCAAGGGCATGGAGACATTCGTAGGGCTGTAGGTGCTGGAGAGCATTCCTTTGGTCTTGTGAACAACTACTACTTCCATCAGCAATTAGTAGAGCCTGAAAATAATAATGTAGGCTTTATCTATCTTGATCAAGAAGAAGATGAAATGGGAGTGGTTGCTAATGCAGCTGGGGTAGGCCTTGTGAGTGGCGGACCTAATGAAGGCAATGCAATTGCTTTCATTGAGTGGTTGTTATTACCTGAAAATCAGGTGGCATTCGTAGGAGAATCACTTGAGCTTCTGATTAACTCACAATATGGAGCTGTTTACCCAGCTGAAGTACAACCACATATTGTAGACTTCAGTGATTTAAAGGTTCAAGATATGCCTATTAAAGAGCTTGGTAATTATTTTGAAGACACAACAGCGCTCATTGAGGCATCTGGACTAGACTTAGACTTAAAATAA
- a CDS encoding acetyl-CoA C-acetyltransferase — MREVVIVSAARTPIGSFGGALKDVNVADLGAGAIKGALERAGIKGDMVEEVFMGCIIQAGNKQNVARQAAAKAGIPFEVTSMTINMLCGSGLRAVSLGAQTILAGDNDIVVVGGAESMSQAPYVLPNMRWGSKLGDVKALDTLLTDALSCAFNDYHMGITAENLAEKYNITREEQDAFAVSSQNKAEKAQNEGGFDAEIVPVVIKTRKGEVIVDKDEYIKHGATAEGLAKLRAAFKKEGTVTAGNASGINDGAAALVLMSAEKAKELGIKPLAKLVAYASGGVDPSVMGYGPVPATEKVFEKSGWKVEDLDLIEANEAFAAQALAVAKGLNFNTDIVNVKGGAIALGHPVGASGARILTTLLYAMEERDAKKGLATLCIGGGMGTSVLVERA, encoded by the coding sequence ATGAGAGAAGTTGTTATTGTCAGTGCAGCTAGAACGCCGATTGGCAGTTTTGGTGGAGCGCTTAAGGACGTTAATGTGGCTGATTTAGGGGCTGGAGCGATTAAAGGAGCCCTCGAACGTGCAGGGATTAAAGGCGATATGGTAGAAGAAGTGTTTATGGGTTGTATTATTCAGGCGGGAAACAAGCAAAATGTTGCAAGACAAGCTGCAGCAAAGGCTGGGATCCCATTTGAAGTGACGTCTATGACAATCAACATGCTGTGTGGATCTGGATTAAGAGCAGTATCCTTAGGAGCTCAAACAATTCTTGCAGGAGATAATGACATTGTTGTAGTAGGTGGAGCTGAAAGCATGTCTCAAGCCCCATATGTACTTCCTAATATGCGTTGGGGATCAAAACTAGGGGATGTCAAAGCATTAGATACATTACTGACAGATGCATTAAGCTGTGCATTCAATGATTATCATATGGGAATTACAGCTGAGAATTTAGCTGAGAAATACAACATTACTAGAGAAGAACAAGATGCTTTTGCTGTTTCAAGTCAAAACAAAGCAGAAAAAGCACAAAACGAAGGCGGATTTGACGCAGAAATCGTGCCAGTAGTCATTAAGACAAGAAAAGGCGAAGTGATAGTAGATAAAGATGAATACATCAAGCATGGTGCAACTGCTGAAGGATTAGCGAAGCTAAGAGCAGCCTTCAAAAAAGAGGGTACAGTAACTGCAGGAAATGCATCTGGAATCAATGATGGCGCTGCTGCATTGGTATTGATGAGTGCGGAGAAGGCCAAAGAACTAGGAATCAAGCCTCTTGCAAAATTAGTCGCCTATGCATCTGGTGGAGTAGACCCATCTGTAATGGGTTATGGTCCAGTGCCGGCTACTGAAAAGGTATTTGAAAAATCAGGATGGAAAGTAGAAGATCTTGATTTAATTGAAGCAAATGAAGCATTTGCAGCACAGGCTTTAGCCGTTGCTAAAGGATTAAACTTTAACACTGATATTGTCAATGTAAAGGGTGGAGCCATTGCCCTAGGACATCCAGTAGGAGCAAGTGGAGCTAGGATTCTAACAACATTACTTTATGCCATGGAAGAAAGAGATGCCAAGAAGGGCTTAGCTACATTATGCATCGGTGGCGGAATGGGAACTTCTGTATTAGTAGAGCGAGCTTAA
- the fabG gene encoding 3-oxoacyl-[acyl-carrier-protein] reductase translates to MRLEGKVAVVTGSTSGIGKAAITRFAEEGAKIVVWGQREEDVQKVVAEFKGKAAEVFGVAANVANSQEANEAMDKIKDHFGKIDILVNNAGITADAQLTKMTEDQFDNVIAVNLKGVYNCGQSAAKIMAEQKSGVIINVSSVVGVYGNFGQTNYAATKFGVIGMTKTWAKELGRKGVRVNAVAPGFILTEMVQKMPDKVLDMMKGKSPLGLLGDPEDIANAFLYLASDEAKFVTGTVLSVDGGVVL, encoded by the coding sequence ATGAGATTAGAAGGAAAAGTAGCAGTTGTAACAGGTTCAACATCAGGGATTGGTAAAGCAGCCATTACTCGATTTGCAGAGGAAGGTGCAAAGATTGTTGTTTGGGGACAGCGTGAGGAAGATGTGCAAAAAGTTGTAGCAGAATTCAAAGGAAAAGCAGCAGAGGTATTCGGTGTGGCTGCAAACGTAGCCAATTCACAAGAAGCAAATGAGGCTATGGATAAAATCAAAGACCACTTTGGTAAAATTGATATCCTTGTTAACAATGCAGGAATTACTGCTGATGCACAATTAACAAAAATGACAGAAGATCAGTTTGACAACGTAATTGCAGTTAACTTAAAAGGCGTGTACAATTGTGGGCAATCAGCAGCAAAAATCATGGCGGAGCAAAAAAGTGGCGTGATTATTAACGTATCCTCTGTGGTAGGTGTATACGGAAACTTCGGTCAAACAAACTATGCAGCAACTAAATTTGGTGTCATCGGAATGACTAAAACATGGGCTAAGGAGTTAGGAAGAAAAGGGGTTCGAGTGAACGCTGTGGCTCCAGGATTCATCTTAACTGAAATGGTTCAAAAAATGCCTGACAAGGTGTTAGACATGATGAAAGGCAAGTCTCCACTAGGATTATTAGGAGATCCAGAAGACATTGCCAATGCATTCTTGTACTTAGCATCTGATGAAGCAAAATTTGTAACAGGAACTGTGTTGTCAGTAGATGGTGGGGTCGTATTATAA
- a CDS encoding AI-2E family transporter, giving the protein MMKIEWDKEYLKYSLYAFLTIAMAIMLYQILDNAGYFFENIFLRLGILKRILSPVIIGIFIAYLLNPGVRWFENYIYCRVEYIANKKKLLRVLSVVTMYLLVIGLIVTVIIFVAPQIGNNISDILRRMPEYINYSNDLINHWSEELDLRNLSNVTDQFENNVNDIFNRVSAILEYILENIIVSIMSITSGVLNFVLGIVISFYLLGDKESFKKGTERVLRATLADKTVNKMKDFGREADMIFSKFIIGKSLDSFIIAIMCLIGLQIMGIRYALLISVIIGITNMIPYFGPFIGAVPAVIITFFDSPVKAAWVLLFILGLQQFDGLILGPKILGDSVGLSPVWIIFSIIIGGGLFGLMGMFLGVPVIAIVRLLMNRLIDWRLEAKKQVKAHEGEES; this is encoded by the coding sequence ATGATGAAGATTGAGTGGGACAAGGAATATTTGAAGTACTCTCTATATGCCTTTTTGACCATTGCTATGGCAATTATGCTTTATCAGATTTTAGATAATGCAGGATATTTTTTTGAGAATATTTTTCTGCGTTTGGGAATACTAAAAAGGATATTGAGTCCTGTTATTATTGGAATTTTTATTGCCTATTTGCTCAACCCAGGTGTCAGATGGTTCGAAAACTATATTTATTGTCGCGTGGAATATATTGCTAATAAAAAAAAGCTTTTGAGGGTTTTAAGTGTGGTCACCATGTATTTACTTGTTATTGGGCTCATTGTAACAGTCATTATTTTTGTAGCACCTCAAATTGGAAATAATATTTCAGATATTTTACGTAGGATGCCTGAATATATTAATTACTCAAATGATTTGATCAATCATTGGTCTGAAGAGTTGGATTTAAGGAATTTAAGTAACGTAACAGATCAATTTGAAAACAATGTTAATGATATTTTCAATCGAGTGAGCGCAATATTAGAGTATATCTTAGAAAATATCATTGTGAGTATTATGTCAATCACATCGGGAGTTTTAAATTTCGTCTTAGGAATCGTGATCTCCTTTTACTTATTAGGAGATAAGGAATCCTTTAAAAAGGGAACAGAAAGGGTATTGCGGGCAACCCTGGCTGATAAAACAGTAAACAAGATGAAGGACTTTGGAAGAGAAGCAGATATGATCTTTTCAAAGTTTATTATTGGAAAGTCCTTAGATTCCTTTATTATTGCCATCATGTGCCTAATTGGTCTACAAATAATGGGAATTCGGTATGCATTGCTTATTAGTGTCATCATTGGCATTACAAATATGATCCCATACTTTGGACCCTTTATTGGAGCGGTACCAGCAGTGATTATCACTTTTTTTGATAGTCCAGTGAAGGCGGCCTGGGTACTCTTATTTATTCTTGGGCTACAGCAATTTGATGGATTGATTTTAGGCCCCAAGATTCTAGGAGATAGTGTGGGACTCAGCCCTGTGTGGATTATTTTCTCTATTATCATAGGGGGCGGGCTATTTGGTTTGATGGGGATGTTCTTAGGTGTTCCAGTCATTGCCATTGTTAGACTATTAATGAATCGGTTAATTGATTGGCGATTAGAAGCAAAGAAACAGGTGAAGGCCCATGAAGGGGAGGAGTCCTAA
- a CDS encoding DUF421 domain-containing protein, translated as MQDYITVFFRIITIMSLLLFVTIYIMGKRPIGELPVFDFLTIITMGSIVGADIADPSIHHMPTAFAVVMLAIFQYVVSRMILKHRKFGRLVTFEPTLIMENGQFLTQNMKSVKYSIDELLMMLREKDVFYFNEVQYAIIESNGKLTVLKKAEVSPVVAKDLNVSVEEKSIADVVILEGNIEQKNMEKLQITEDVIMNLVKDQGYQDIKHIFIATYNTQQGLSISPYHVDTRQKSIKH; from the coding sequence ATGCAAGATTATATCACTGTTTTTTTTCGAATTATCACCATCATGTCCTTATTGTTATTTGTGACCATTTATATTATGGGGAAAAGACCCATTGGTGAATTACCAGTGTTTGACTTCTTAACCATTATTACCATGGGATCTATTGTGGGAGCAGATATTGCAGATCCCAGTATACACCATATGCCCACTGCATTTGCTGTTGTGATGCTAGCCATATTTCAGTATGTGGTGAGCAGAATGATTTTAAAACATCGGAAATTTGGCCGATTAGTTACCTTCGAACCAACATTGATCATGGAAAACGGACAATTTTTAACTCAGAATATGAAGAGTGTTAAATACTCTATAGATGAACTTCTGATGATGCTAAGGGAAAAAGATGTTTTTTATTTTAATGAAGTACAATATGCTATTATTGAATCCAATGGCAAATTAACAGTTTTGAAAAAGGCAGAGGTCAGTCCTGTAGTTGCAAAGGATTTAAATGTGTCTGTGGAAGAGAAATCAATAGCTGATGTTGTGATTCTAGAGGGAAATATAGAGCAAAAAAACATGGAAAAATTGCAAATAACAGAGGATGTAATCATGAACTTAGTGAAGGACCAAGGATATCAAGATATTAAACACATATTTATCGCCACATATAATACCCAGCAGGGTTTGTCTATCTCGCCTTACCATGTGGACACCAGACAAAAAAGTATAAAGCACTAA
- the truA gene encoding tRNA pseudouridine(38-40) synthase TruA codes for MRNIRMIVEYDGTKYRGWQRQTATDMTIQGKLEHVISEMVGKKTEIVGSGRTDAGAHAYGQVANFHTKSTLSIKEMYQYINQYLPQDIVVKELKEAGPRFHSRYNVKGKKYVYRIWNESTASVFHRKHSYHVPQALNLELMQEAAAKLVGTYDFLPFSSVKKSEKTTVRTIESITIEKKDAFVEITIVGDGFLYNMVRIITGTLIEIGSKKKKPTYIDEIFSVGKRQNAGETVPSQGLFLIEVYYN; via the coding sequence ATGCGCAATATAAGAATGATTGTTGAATATGATGGAACAAAGTACAGGGGGTGGCAACGCCAAACTGCAACGGATATGACAATACAAGGGAAATTAGAACATGTTATTTCAGAGATGGTAGGTAAAAAAACTGAAATTGTTGGATCTGGAAGAACCGATGCTGGCGCCCACGCTTATGGGCAAGTGGCAAATTTTCATACAAAGAGCACATTATCAATTAAAGAAATGTATCAATACATCAATCAATATCTTCCTCAAGACATTGTGGTAAAAGAGTTAAAAGAAGCGGGTCCACGATTTCATAGTCGATATAATGTCAAAGGAAAGAAGTATGTCTATCGGATTTGGAATGAGTCAACTGCCTCTGTATTTCATCGGAAGCATTCTTATCATGTTCCCCAGGCTCTCAATTTGGAGTTAATGCAGGAGGCTGCTGCAAAATTGGTGGGAACCTACGACTTTCTGCCTTTTTCTTCTGTGAAAAAAAGTGAGAAAACAACTGTTAGAACAATTGAATCAATCACAATTGAAAAGAAAGATGCCTTTGTGGAAATCACCATTGTAGGAGATGGCTTTTTATACAATATGGTGAGAATTATTACGGGGACATTAATTGAAATCGGCTCAAAAAAGAAAAAGCCTACCTATATTGATGAAATATTTTCAGTAGGAAAGCGGCAAAATGCTGGAGAAACCGTACCCTCCCAAGGCCTGTTTTTAATAGAAGTATATTATAACTAG
- a CDS encoding circularly permuted type 2 ATP-grasp protein — translation MKTQLFQEYQAKVLKNQPDFIKDYQSVLKRVAASPAKYKGKPVEFLYQPMFLTKEDMGRFEEIINQLMVILNKVVHQYLKDEKFRQYFGFSPLLEKLILKDPGYGIDIPMGRFDVFYHQNGDFQFCELNADGSSGMTEARELENIILQSKALEPFKEQYQLEGFELFYSWVDALLTNYEDFSGGLEKPNVAIVDWLQGSPPSEFEEFKKAFEARGCATVIVDPRNLSYRNGQLYHEGFRIDCIYRRAVTWELIERQDEVQDLIQAYLEGNVCVVGPLRSQIIHNKIVFAILHDPVKTPFLTHKERAFVQAHIPFTTLFEQEDQEVVAYAIEHKDRMVLKPMDKYASQGVRIGKDFTLEQWQQIINEEAREDYLLQEFCCIPRLPMAMIKEEEVHFIENNYLLGLFVYNEKLQGVYTRTGTQNIIGSVVECYTVPNFVVQGK, via the coding sequence ATGAAGACACAGTTATTTCAAGAATATCAAGCTAAGGTGTTAAAGAATCAGCCTGACTTTATAAAGGATTATCAAAGTGTTTTAAAAAGAGTAGCGGCATCACCGGCTAAATATAAAGGAAAGCCTGTGGAATTTCTGTATCAACCTATGTTTTTAACAAAAGAGGACATGGGTCGCTTTGAAGAAATCATCAATCAATTGATGGTAATCCTCAATAAAGTGGTACATCAATATCTAAAGGATGAAAAATTTCGTCAGTATTTCGGGTTCTCTCCTTTATTAGAGAAGTTGATCTTGAAGGATCCAGGCTATGGAATTGATATTCCTATGGGGCGATTTGATGTGTTTTATCATCAAAATGGCGATTTTCAATTTTGTGAGTTGAATGCCGATGGCTCCTCGGGTATGACGGAAGCAAGAGAACTAGAAAATATTATTCTACAATCAAAAGCGTTAGAACCTTTTAAAGAGCAATATCAGTTAGAAGGTTTTGAACTTTTTTATTCATGGGTAGATGCGCTGTTGACAAACTATGAAGACTTCAGTGGAGGTCTTGAAAAACCAAATGTGGCCATTGTAGATTGGTTACAGGGAAGTCCCCCTAGTGAATTTGAAGAATTCAAAAAAGCCTTTGAAGCAAGAGGGTGTGCAACGGTTATTGTAGACCCTCGGAATTTGAGCTACCGAAATGGTCAGCTTTATCATGAAGGGTTTAGAATAGACTGTATTTATCGAAGGGCAGTAACCTGGGAACTGATTGAACGACAGGATGAAGTGCAGGACTTAATCCAAGCTTATCTAGAAGGAAATGTTTGTGTTGTTGGACCTTTGCGCTCCCAAATTATTCATAATAAAATTGTCTTTGCAATTCTGCATGATCCTGTGAAGACCCCCTTTTTAACCCATAAGGAAAGGGCCTTTGTTCAAGCACACATTCCCTTTACAACTTTATTTGAGCAAGAAGACCAAGAAGTAGTAGCCTACGCTATTGAGCATAAGGATCGAATGGTGTTAAAGCCCATGGATAAATATGCTTCACAGGGAGTCCGTATTGGAAAAGACTTTACACTAGAACAATGGCAACAGATCATAAATGAAGAGGCAAGAGAAGATTATTTGTTGCAAGAGTTTTGTTGCATCCCCAGGCTACCAATGGCTATGATTAAGGAAGAAGAGGTTCATTTTATAGAAAACAACTATCTCCTTGGACTTTTTGTATATAATGAAAAGCTACAAGGGGTTTATACACGAACAGGCACCCAAAATATCATTGGCAGTGTTGTGGAGTGTTACACCGTTCCTAACTTTGTCGTACAAGGCAAGTAG
- a CDS encoding glutamate--cysteine ligase: MQNRPLEQIINIIKEGEKFQGELKLGAEFEHIVVWKDTMKSVSYYEEQGIEDILKALLEKGYEAEYEGDYLIALKKEAYYITLEPGGQLEISVVPCSTIESVQSIYFQFLEEIIPIMENNGQLLLAIGYHPKSSIKEIPFNPKVRYQYMSNYLKDKGTYSQHMMKGTAAIQVSIDYRNEEDFIKKFKVANFLSPLLHLITDNSPRFEGEDYLGHGLRSVIWQNTDKDRSGVIPGVMNERFGYEAYAKYILGIPPILMKKEGQLIETGNQSIGEVLKENDLTGEEIEHLLTMVFPDVRVKRYIEIRVGDSLPYPYNFAYIALLKGIFYDETVLNYLYKLANGAEGDQIEKAKRSMHKNAFKGWFFGKTIYDFIRILFDLSKKGLTEEEIKILKPLETLIISRKNLSLLMKEDIEKSGLQAIEFCGLNQWVRREKKQDEDTVISRISS; this comes from the coding sequence GTGCAGAATAGACCACTTGAACAAATAATTAATATTATAAAAGAGGGTGAAAAATTTCAGGGTGAACTTAAGCTTGGAGCAGAATTCGAGCATATTGTCGTGTGGAAGGACACCATGAAATCGGTTTCTTATTATGAGGAGCAGGGCATAGAAGACATATTAAAAGCCTTGCTGGAAAAAGGATACGAGGCTGAATACGAAGGAGATTATTTGATCGCATTAAAGAAGGAAGCGTACTATATTACATTAGAGCCAGGTGGACAGCTGGAAATTAGTGTTGTGCCCTGTAGCACCATCGAGTCCGTTCAATCCATCTATTTTCAGTTTTTAGAAGAAATTATCCCTATTATGGAAAATAATGGACAGCTATTACTGGCAATTGGATATCATCCGAAGTCTTCTATCAAAGAGATCCCGTTTAATCCCAAGGTAAGGTATCAATATATGTCAAATTATCTAAAGGATAAAGGGACATATTCCCAGCATATGATGAAGGGAACCGCTGCAATTCAAGTATCCATTGACTATCGAAATGAAGAAGATTTTATCAAAAAATTTAAGGTGGCGAATTTCTTATCACCATTATTGCATTTGATTACAGATAACTCCCCTAGGTTTGAAGGAGAAGACTATCTGGGACATGGATTGAGAAGTGTCATTTGGCAAAACACTGATAAGGATCGAAGTGGTGTGATTCCTGGTGTCATGAATGAAAGATTTGGATATGAAGCATATGCAAAGTACATATTGGGAATTCCTCCTATTTTAATGAAAAAGGAAGGCCAGTTAATCGAGACAGGTAACCAAAGCATAGGAGAAGTACTAAAGGAAAACGACCTAACTGGGGAAGAAATAGAACATCTGTTAACCATGGTGTTTCCAGATGTTCGAGTGAAAAGGTATATCGAAATCAGAGTGGGAGATTCGCTGCCTTATCCCTATAACTTTGCATATATTGCATTACTTAAGGGGATATTTTACGATGAAACTGTGTTGAATTATCTATATAAACTAGCCAACGGAGCCGAAGGGGATCAGATTGAGAAGGCAAAGCGATCCATGCATAAAAATGCTTTTAAGGGTTGGTTTTTTGGCAAAACAATCTATGATTTTATCCGAATTCTATTTGATCTATCTAAAAAAGGGCTGACAGAAGAAGAGATAAAGATATTGAAGCCTTTGGAAACATTAATCATTTCTAGAAAAAATTTATCTCTTTTAATGAAAGAAGATATCGAAAAAAGCGGGTTACAGGCAATTGAATTTTGTGGATTGAATCAATGGGTGAGGAGAGAAAAAAAACAAGATGAAGACACAGTTATTTCAAGAATATCAAGCTAA